The proteins below are encoded in one region of Cyclopterus lumpus isolate fCycLum1 chromosome 8, fCycLum1.pri, whole genome shotgun sequence:
- the zc3h7ba gene encoding zinc finger CCCH-type containing 7Ba isoform X1 — protein MFVYVLHTEMNTKPGSVEGLLHEVTTVAVSCFVLLKEKTSMDPARQKRKEEIRNSLTFIQSSLAYPEPEGYQDFLAQLVCNLLDEGNASFRDGDWEQAVREFSEGLNVSHYAAAEEIQIPEALLESLHVYRAAAYHSMGEYERGVTDCDIALKVCKESRGALYRKALCLKELRKYKEAYNCTTDCLLVTRMDKQVNELAQELAVHLGLKNRKPYVGMKEGGLITRANVTNGMTTEAIKVSGIHFGNGVNPLSGLAPVSFPSMPQSSIRSPAPSCRQPAVSTVPDIVDTLEDFELMGDDLDSLLDGFPNETEPTETPTQETFSIPHRTSTCDRTVPSVLPAPTPQLPPAFFSSAVSQLNSLDSFSGGGCSSTTGTLNALDDLWASGIGGGAGATNLALTSESLDGLDSLDDFLDMNPSAAGSKANTEVDAGEKSLDDLLDELDPLETVSDPGSQSCEVPKTGVKALVVLDSLDALDSFPSMEGVVDALPAISMGATGLDTLSDFSSIGITDFQTAAAPVMRSPKKNYKETNIPALVAASNPLSSTHEFLQACSACFPRKGQGVYTFVHKPDLVHSCQRDILLCRLESGYPSEWTRVRRIPNWSSFSGPFVLCRELLKSGDLGLCKFGENCTFAYNQLEIDVWTEERKGRLDRNLLFDTSGLKLDPVNSIIRLLREDKGMFMFLCQECFDGKPRIIRQRCRDDHTVCSNLDARHTFDANKCLVFVVQTLSVKYKKVRPLSVLCHLDLCRQAIRYGCLREDSCYFAHSVIELKTWRVQRDTGISPDEIVKVSTKYNDNQEQNSSKHKGNRQLSSGGNGSKPRGEGGEGGGGKSLNMKMKFSCAQCLRDGLIREPDKALKHCTAKARHTWTKERWVLLVKSLERKKWVQVRPLPHAKNFPVHYDICTQILKRGKCNFSGNCTFAHSQEEREMWMYMKNNDLREMQQIYDMWLSLTAHNRQADGAMLTQPVPEERCIVMPTDYAEPMNGFHCRLCGKHSNGERQWQQHISTEKHKDRVFSCEGEDEALTWSYRFPGPCFEFCPKSDGGCPDGVSCDYAHSVEELQEWTERRDFLRQKLAKAREDMLIMPDEHDFGKFNFLLQD, from the exons ATGTTTGTATATGTATTGCATACAGAAATGAACACGAAGCCAGGCTCGGTAGAGGGTCTTTTGCACGAGGTGACAACGGTGGCTGTGTCTTGTTTTGTGCTCCTGAAGGAA AAAACGAGCATGGACCCTGCCAGACAGAAACGCAAGGAGGAGATAAGGAACTCTCTGACATTTATACA GTCTTCTCTGGCTTATCCTGAGCCCGAGGGCTACCAG GACTTCCTTGCCCAGTTAGTGTGCAACCTGCTCGATGAGGGCAACGCCTCGTTCAGAGACGGTGACTGGGAACAGGCGGTGCGAGAGTTCAGTGAGGGCTTGAATGTGTCACACTATGCTGCAGCAGAGGAGATCCAGATCCCTGAAGCTTTGCTGGAGAGCCTGCACGTCTACCGGGCGGCCGCCTACCACAGCATG GGGGAATATGAGCGAGGCGTGACGGACTGCGACATAGCCCTGAAAGTGTGTAAGGAAAGCCGCGGGGCGCTGTACAGGAAGGCACTTTGTTTGAAGGAGCTCCGGAAGTACAAGGAGGCCTACAACTGCACCACCGACTGCCTGCTTGTTACTCGCATG GACAAACAGGTGAATGAGCTCGCACAGGAGCTGGCCGTCCACCTGGGACTGAAAAATCGGAAACCATATGTCGGCATGAAG GAAGGAGGACTTATCACGAGAGCTAATGTCACTAATGGAATGACTACTGAAGCCATCAAG GTGTCGGGTATTCATTTCGGAAACGGTGTGAATCCTCTGAGTGGCCTCGCACCAG TCagttttcccagcatgcctcagTCCTCCATTCGCTCCCCAGCTCCCAGCTGCCGCCAACCTGCTGTCTCTACAGTACCTGACATCGTGGACACTTTGGAGGACTTCGAGCTGATGGGAGATGATTTGGACAGCCTGCTCGACGGCTTCCCGAATGAGACGGAGCCAACTGag ACCCCCACCCAGGAAACATTCTCAATCCCACACCGGACTTCCACCTGCGATCGCACGGTCCCGTCCGTCCTGCCTGCCCCGACACCCCAGCTACCCCCGGCCTTCTTCAGCTCGGCCGTCAGCCAACTCAACTCCCTGGACTCCTTTTCAGGTGGTGGGTGCAGCTCGACAACTGGAACACTGAATGCCCTCGACGACCTCTGGGCCTCTGGCATTGGTGGTGGCGCTGGTGCTACAAACTTAGCACTGACCTCCGAGTCGCTGGATGGCCTTGATTCCCTGGATGACTTCTTGGATATGAATCCAAGTGCTGCTGGAAGTAAAGCTAACACAGAAGTTGACGCCGGGGAAAAGTCCCTTGATGATTTGCTGGATGAACTAGATCCTCTGGAGACTGTCTCCGATCCAGGCAGTCAGAGTTGTGAAGTCCCTAAAACTGGTGTGAAAGCATTGGTTGTGCTCGACTCCCTCGATGCCCTGGACTCGTTTCCCTCAATGGAAGGTGTTGTGGACGCTTTGCCAGCGATCTCCATGGGAGCAACAGGCCTGGACACGCTCTCCGATTTCAGCTCAATTG GTATCACAGACTTTCAAACGGCTGCAGCTCCAGTAATGCGATCTCCAAAGAAAAACTATAAA GAGACGAATATCCCGGCGCTGGTTGCGGCCTCCAACCCGCTATCCTCCACTCATGAGTTCCTGCAGGCCTGCTCTGCCTGTTTCCCTCGGAAAG GTCAAGGCGTATATACATTTGTTCACAAGCCCGACCTGGTCCACAGCTGTCAGCGAGACATTCTGTTGTGTAGACTCGAATCAGGTTATCCTTCGGAGTGGACCAGAGTACGACGGATTCCTAACTGGAGTTCCTTCAGTGGGCCGTTTGTTCTCTGCAGAG AGCTGCTGAAGTCCGGGGATTTGGGCTTGTGCAAGTTCGGAGAAAATTGCACGTTTGCCTACAACCAGCTGGAGATTGACGTTTGGACAGAGGAGCGGAAGGGGAGGTTGGACCGAAACCTGCTGTTTGACACGTCGGGTTTAAAACTGGACCCTGTAAACAGCATCATCCGCCTTCTGAGGGAAGACAAGGGCATGTTCATGTTCCTCTGTCAG GAATGCTTCGACGGGAAACCTAGAATCATCAGGCAGCGCTGTCGAGACGATCACACCGTCTGCTCTAACCTGGATGCTCGCCACACCTTCGATGCCAATAA ATGCTTGGTGTTTGTGGTGCAGACCCTCAGTGTCAAATACAAAAAGGTCCGACCGCTGAGCGTCCTGTGCCACTTGGATTTGTGCCGTCAAGCCATCCGGTACGGCTGCCTGAGAGAGGACAGCTGCTATTTTGCCCACTCCGTCATAGAGCTCAAAACCTGGAGGGTGCAGCGCGACACCG GTATCAGCCCCGATGAAATTGTGAAAGTATCGACAAAATACAACGACAATCAGGAGCAAAACTCAAGCAAACATAAAGGAAATAGA CAGCTGTCTTCTGGAGGCAATGGGAGCAAAccaagaggagaaggaggagaaggaggaggtgggaagAGTCTGAACATGAAGATGAAGTTTTCCTGTGCTCAGTGCTTGCGGGACGGCCTGATCCGTGAACCAGACAAAGCTCTGAAGCACTGCACTGCAAAGGCCAGGCACAC GTGGACTAAAGAGAGATGGGTACTGCTGGTCAAGTCcttggagagaaagaaatgggTTCAGGTCCGACCGCTGCCACATGCCAAGAACTTCCCTGTGCATTATGAT ATATGCACCCAGATTTTGAAGAGAGGGAAATGTAACTTCTCAGGGAACTGCACCTTTGCTCACAgccaagaggagagggagatgtgGATGTATATGAAGAATAATGACT TGCGAGAAATGCAGCAGATATACGACATGTGGCTGTCATTAACCGCCCACAACCGGCAAGCAGATGGAGCCATGCTAACCCAGCCGGTCCCAGAAGAGAGATGTATCGTCATGCCGACTGATTACGCTGAACCAATG aatGGCTTCCACTGTCGCCTGTGTGGTAAACACAGCAACGGTGAGCGGCAGTGGCAGCAGCACATCTCCACTGAGAAACACAAGGACCGGGTGTTCAGCTGTGAGGGAGAGGACGAAGCTCTGACGTGGAGCTACCGCTTCCCTGGTCCATGCTTTGAATTCTGCCCCAA GTCTGACGGCGGCTGTCCTGACGGTGTGAGCTGCGACTACGCACACAGcgtggaggagctgcaggagtgGACAGAGAGACGAGATTTCCTGAGACAGAAGCTGGCCAAAGCCAGGGAAGACATGCTCATCATGCCCGATGAGCATGACTTTGGGAAGTTCAACTTTCTACTTCAGGACTGa
- the zc3h7ba gene encoding zinc finger CCCH-type containing 7Ba isoform X2 has translation MFVYVLHTEMNTKPGSVEGLLHEVTTVAVSCFVLLKEKTSMDPARQKRKEEIRNSLTFIQSSLAYPEPEGYQDFLAQLVCNLLDEGNASFRDGDWEQAVREFSEGLNVSHYAAAEEIQIPEALLESLHVYRAAAYHSMGEYERGVTDCDIALKVCKESRGALYRKALCLKELRKYKEAYNCTTDCLLVTRMDKQVNELAQELAVHLGLKNRKPYVGMKEGGLITRANVTNGMTTEAIKVSGIHFGNGVNPLSGLAPVSFPSMPQSSIRSPAPSCRQPAVSTVPDIVDTLEDFELMGDDLDSLLDGFPNETEPTETPTQETFSIPHRTSTCDRTVPSVLPAPTPQLPPAFFSSAVSQLNSLDSFSGGGCSSTTGTLNALDDLWASGIGGGAGATNLALTSESLDGLDSLDDFLDMNPSAAGSKANTEVDAGEKSLDDLLDELDPLETVSDPGSQSCEVPKTGVKALVVLDSLDALDSFPSMEGVVDALPAISMGATGLDTLSDFSSIGITDFQTAAAPVMRSPKKNYKETNIPALVAASNPLSSTHEFLQACSACFPRKGQGVYTFVHKPDLVHSCQRDILLCRLESGYPSEWTRVRRIPNWSSFSGPFVLCRELLKSGDLGLCKFGENCTFAYNQLEIDVWTEERKGRLDRNLLFDTSGLKLDPVNSIIRLLREDKGMFMFLCQECFDGKPRIIRQRCRDDHTVCSNLDARHTFDANKCLVFVVQTLSVKYKKVRPLSVLCHLDLCRQAIRYGCLREDSCYFAHSVIELKTWRVQRDTGISPDEIVKVSTKYNDNQEQNSSKHKGNRLSSGGNGSKPRGEGGEGGGGKSLNMKMKFSCAQCLRDGLIREPDKALKHCTAKARHTWTKERWVLLVKSLERKKWVQVRPLPHAKNFPVHYDICTQILKRGKCNFSGNCTFAHSQEEREMWMYMKNNDLREMQQIYDMWLSLTAHNRQADGAMLTQPVPEERCIVMPTDYAEPMNGFHCRLCGKHSNGERQWQQHISTEKHKDRVFSCEGEDEALTWSYRFPGPCFEFCPKSDGGCPDGVSCDYAHSVEELQEWTERRDFLRQKLAKAREDMLIMPDEHDFGKFNFLLQD, from the exons ATGTTTGTATATGTATTGCATACAGAAATGAACACGAAGCCAGGCTCGGTAGAGGGTCTTTTGCACGAGGTGACAACGGTGGCTGTGTCTTGTTTTGTGCTCCTGAAGGAA AAAACGAGCATGGACCCTGCCAGACAGAAACGCAAGGAGGAGATAAGGAACTCTCTGACATTTATACA GTCTTCTCTGGCTTATCCTGAGCCCGAGGGCTACCAG GACTTCCTTGCCCAGTTAGTGTGCAACCTGCTCGATGAGGGCAACGCCTCGTTCAGAGACGGTGACTGGGAACAGGCGGTGCGAGAGTTCAGTGAGGGCTTGAATGTGTCACACTATGCTGCAGCAGAGGAGATCCAGATCCCTGAAGCTTTGCTGGAGAGCCTGCACGTCTACCGGGCGGCCGCCTACCACAGCATG GGGGAATATGAGCGAGGCGTGACGGACTGCGACATAGCCCTGAAAGTGTGTAAGGAAAGCCGCGGGGCGCTGTACAGGAAGGCACTTTGTTTGAAGGAGCTCCGGAAGTACAAGGAGGCCTACAACTGCACCACCGACTGCCTGCTTGTTACTCGCATG GACAAACAGGTGAATGAGCTCGCACAGGAGCTGGCCGTCCACCTGGGACTGAAAAATCGGAAACCATATGTCGGCATGAAG GAAGGAGGACTTATCACGAGAGCTAATGTCACTAATGGAATGACTACTGAAGCCATCAAG GTGTCGGGTATTCATTTCGGAAACGGTGTGAATCCTCTGAGTGGCCTCGCACCAG TCagttttcccagcatgcctcagTCCTCCATTCGCTCCCCAGCTCCCAGCTGCCGCCAACCTGCTGTCTCTACAGTACCTGACATCGTGGACACTTTGGAGGACTTCGAGCTGATGGGAGATGATTTGGACAGCCTGCTCGACGGCTTCCCGAATGAGACGGAGCCAACTGag ACCCCCACCCAGGAAACATTCTCAATCCCACACCGGACTTCCACCTGCGATCGCACGGTCCCGTCCGTCCTGCCTGCCCCGACACCCCAGCTACCCCCGGCCTTCTTCAGCTCGGCCGTCAGCCAACTCAACTCCCTGGACTCCTTTTCAGGTGGTGGGTGCAGCTCGACAACTGGAACACTGAATGCCCTCGACGACCTCTGGGCCTCTGGCATTGGTGGTGGCGCTGGTGCTACAAACTTAGCACTGACCTCCGAGTCGCTGGATGGCCTTGATTCCCTGGATGACTTCTTGGATATGAATCCAAGTGCTGCTGGAAGTAAAGCTAACACAGAAGTTGACGCCGGGGAAAAGTCCCTTGATGATTTGCTGGATGAACTAGATCCTCTGGAGACTGTCTCCGATCCAGGCAGTCAGAGTTGTGAAGTCCCTAAAACTGGTGTGAAAGCATTGGTTGTGCTCGACTCCCTCGATGCCCTGGACTCGTTTCCCTCAATGGAAGGTGTTGTGGACGCTTTGCCAGCGATCTCCATGGGAGCAACAGGCCTGGACACGCTCTCCGATTTCAGCTCAATTG GTATCACAGACTTTCAAACGGCTGCAGCTCCAGTAATGCGATCTCCAAAGAAAAACTATAAA GAGACGAATATCCCGGCGCTGGTTGCGGCCTCCAACCCGCTATCCTCCACTCATGAGTTCCTGCAGGCCTGCTCTGCCTGTTTCCCTCGGAAAG GTCAAGGCGTATATACATTTGTTCACAAGCCCGACCTGGTCCACAGCTGTCAGCGAGACATTCTGTTGTGTAGACTCGAATCAGGTTATCCTTCGGAGTGGACCAGAGTACGACGGATTCCTAACTGGAGTTCCTTCAGTGGGCCGTTTGTTCTCTGCAGAG AGCTGCTGAAGTCCGGGGATTTGGGCTTGTGCAAGTTCGGAGAAAATTGCACGTTTGCCTACAACCAGCTGGAGATTGACGTTTGGACAGAGGAGCGGAAGGGGAGGTTGGACCGAAACCTGCTGTTTGACACGTCGGGTTTAAAACTGGACCCTGTAAACAGCATCATCCGCCTTCTGAGGGAAGACAAGGGCATGTTCATGTTCCTCTGTCAG GAATGCTTCGACGGGAAACCTAGAATCATCAGGCAGCGCTGTCGAGACGATCACACCGTCTGCTCTAACCTGGATGCTCGCCACACCTTCGATGCCAATAA ATGCTTGGTGTTTGTGGTGCAGACCCTCAGTGTCAAATACAAAAAGGTCCGACCGCTGAGCGTCCTGTGCCACTTGGATTTGTGCCGTCAAGCCATCCGGTACGGCTGCCTGAGAGAGGACAGCTGCTATTTTGCCCACTCCGTCATAGAGCTCAAAACCTGGAGGGTGCAGCGCGACACCG GTATCAGCCCCGATGAAATTGTGAAAGTATCGACAAAATACAACGACAATCAGGAGCAAAACTCAAGCAAACATAAAGGAAATAGA CTGTCTTCTGGAGGCAATGGGAGCAAAccaagaggagaaggaggagaaggaggaggtgggaagAGTCTGAACATGAAGATGAAGTTTTCCTGTGCTCAGTGCTTGCGGGACGGCCTGATCCGTGAACCAGACAAAGCTCTGAAGCACTGCACTGCAAAGGCCAGGCACAC GTGGACTAAAGAGAGATGGGTACTGCTGGTCAAGTCcttggagagaaagaaatgggTTCAGGTCCGACCGCTGCCACATGCCAAGAACTTCCCTGTGCATTATGAT ATATGCACCCAGATTTTGAAGAGAGGGAAATGTAACTTCTCAGGGAACTGCACCTTTGCTCACAgccaagaggagagggagatgtgGATGTATATGAAGAATAATGACT TGCGAGAAATGCAGCAGATATACGACATGTGGCTGTCATTAACCGCCCACAACCGGCAAGCAGATGGAGCCATGCTAACCCAGCCGGTCCCAGAAGAGAGATGTATCGTCATGCCGACTGATTACGCTGAACCAATG aatGGCTTCCACTGTCGCCTGTGTGGTAAACACAGCAACGGTGAGCGGCAGTGGCAGCAGCACATCTCCACTGAGAAACACAAGGACCGGGTGTTCAGCTGTGAGGGAGAGGACGAAGCTCTGACGTGGAGCTACCGCTTCCCTGGTCCATGCTTTGAATTCTGCCCCAA GTCTGACGGCGGCTGTCCTGACGGTGTGAGCTGCGACTACGCACACAGcgtggaggagctgcaggagtgGACAGAGAGACGAGATTTCCTGAGACAGAAGCTGGCCAAAGCCAGGGAAGACATGCTCATCATGCCCGATGAGCATGACTTTGGGAAGTTCAACTTTCTACTTCAGGACTGa
- the zc3h7ba gene encoding zinc finger CCCH-type containing 7Ba isoform X3: MFVYVLHTEMNTKPGSVEGLLHEVTTVAVSCFVLLKEKTSMDPARQKRKEEIRNSLTFIQSSLAYPEPEGYQDFLAQLVCNLLDEGNASFRDGDWEQAVREFSEGLNVSHYAAAEEIQIPEALLESLHVYRAAAYHSMGEYERGVTDCDIALKVCKESRGALYRKALCLKELRKYKEAYNCTTDCLLVTRMDKQVNELAQELAVHLGLKNRKPYVGMKEGGLITRANVTNGMTTEAIKVSGIHFGNGVNPLSGLAPAPSCRQPAVSTVPDIVDTLEDFELMGDDLDSLLDGFPNETEPTETPTQETFSIPHRTSTCDRTVPSVLPAPTPQLPPAFFSSAVSQLNSLDSFSGGGCSSTTGTLNALDDLWASGIGGGAGATNLALTSESLDGLDSLDDFLDMNPSAAGSKANTEVDAGEKSLDDLLDELDPLETVSDPGSQSCEVPKTGVKALVVLDSLDALDSFPSMEGVVDALPAISMGATGLDTLSDFSSIGITDFQTAAAPVMRSPKKNYKETNIPALVAASNPLSSTHEFLQACSACFPRKGQGVYTFVHKPDLVHSCQRDILLCRLESGYPSEWTRVRRIPNWSSFSGPFVLCRELLKSGDLGLCKFGENCTFAYNQLEIDVWTEERKGRLDRNLLFDTSGLKLDPVNSIIRLLREDKGMFMFLCQECFDGKPRIIRQRCRDDHTVCSNLDARHTFDANKCLVFVVQTLSVKYKKVRPLSVLCHLDLCRQAIRYGCLREDSCYFAHSVIELKTWRVQRDTGISPDEIVKVSTKYNDNQEQNSSKHKGNRQLSSGGNGSKPRGEGGEGGGGKSLNMKMKFSCAQCLRDGLIREPDKALKHCTAKARHTWTKERWVLLVKSLERKKWVQVRPLPHAKNFPVHYDICTQILKRGKCNFSGNCTFAHSQEEREMWMYMKNNDLREMQQIYDMWLSLTAHNRQADGAMLTQPVPEERCIVMPTDYAEPMNGFHCRLCGKHSNGERQWQQHISTEKHKDRVFSCEGEDEALTWSYRFPGPCFEFCPKSDGGCPDGVSCDYAHSVEELQEWTERRDFLRQKLAKAREDMLIMPDEHDFGKFNFLLQD; encoded by the exons ATGTTTGTATATGTATTGCATACAGAAATGAACACGAAGCCAGGCTCGGTAGAGGGTCTTTTGCACGAGGTGACAACGGTGGCTGTGTCTTGTTTTGTGCTCCTGAAGGAA AAAACGAGCATGGACCCTGCCAGACAGAAACGCAAGGAGGAGATAAGGAACTCTCTGACATTTATACA GTCTTCTCTGGCTTATCCTGAGCCCGAGGGCTACCAG GACTTCCTTGCCCAGTTAGTGTGCAACCTGCTCGATGAGGGCAACGCCTCGTTCAGAGACGGTGACTGGGAACAGGCGGTGCGAGAGTTCAGTGAGGGCTTGAATGTGTCACACTATGCTGCAGCAGAGGAGATCCAGATCCCTGAAGCTTTGCTGGAGAGCCTGCACGTCTACCGGGCGGCCGCCTACCACAGCATG GGGGAATATGAGCGAGGCGTGACGGACTGCGACATAGCCCTGAAAGTGTGTAAGGAAAGCCGCGGGGCGCTGTACAGGAAGGCACTTTGTTTGAAGGAGCTCCGGAAGTACAAGGAGGCCTACAACTGCACCACCGACTGCCTGCTTGTTACTCGCATG GACAAACAGGTGAATGAGCTCGCACAGGAGCTGGCCGTCCACCTGGGACTGAAAAATCGGAAACCATATGTCGGCATGAAG GAAGGAGGACTTATCACGAGAGCTAATGTCACTAATGGAATGACTACTGAAGCCATCAAG GTGTCGGGTATTCATTTCGGAAACGGTGTGAATCCTCTGAGTGGCCTCGCACCAG CTCCCAGCTGCCGCCAACCTGCTGTCTCTACAGTACCTGACATCGTGGACACTTTGGAGGACTTCGAGCTGATGGGAGATGATTTGGACAGCCTGCTCGACGGCTTCCCGAATGAGACGGAGCCAACTGag ACCCCCACCCAGGAAACATTCTCAATCCCACACCGGACTTCCACCTGCGATCGCACGGTCCCGTCCGTCCTGCCTGCCCCGACACCCCAGCTACCCCCGGCCTTCTTCAGCTCGGCCGTCAGCCAACTCAACTCCCTGGACTCCTTTTCAGGTGGTGGGTGCAGCTCGACAACTGGAACACTGAATGCCCTCGACGACCTCTGGGCCTCTGGCATTGGTGGTGGCGCTGGTGCTACAAACTTAGCACTGACCTCCGAGTCGCTGGATGGCCTTGATTCCCTGGATGACTTCTTGGATATGAATCCAAGTGCTGCTGGAAGTAAAGCTAACACAGAAGTTGACGCCGGGGAAAAGTCCCTTGATGATTTGCTGGATGAACTAGATCCTCTGGAGACTGTCTCCGATCCAGGCAGTCAGAGTTGTGAAGTCCCTAAAACTGGTGTGAAAGCATTGGTTGTGCTCGACTCCCTCGATGCCCTGGACTCGTTTCCCTCAATGGAAGGTGTTGTGGACGCTTTGCCAGCGATCTCCATGGGAGCAACAGGCCTGGACACGCTCTCCGATTTCAGCTCAATTG GTATCACAGACTTTCAAACGGCTGCAGCTCCAGTAATGCGATCTCCAAAGAAAAACTATAAA GAGACGAATATCCCGGCGCTGGTTGCGGCCTCCAACCCGCTATCCTCCACTCATGAGTTCCTGCAGGCCTGCTCTGCCTGTTTCCCTCGGAAAG GTCAAGGCGTATATACATTTGTTCACAAGCCCGACCTGGTCCACAGCTGTCAGCGAGACATTCTGTTGTGTAGACTCGAATCAGGTTATCCTTCGGAGTGGACCAGAGTACGACGGATTCCTAACTGGAGTTCCTTCAGTGGGCCGTTTGTTCTCTGCAGAG AGCTGCTGAAGTCCGGGGATTTGGGCTTGTGCAAGTTCGGAGAAAATTGCACGTTTGCCTACAACCAGCTGGAGATTGACGTTTGGACAGAGGAGCGGAAGGGGAGGTTGGACCGAAACCTGCTGTTTGACACGTCGGGTTTAAAACTGGACCCTGTAAACAGCATCATCCGCCTTCTGAGGGAAGACAAGGGCATGTTCATGTTCCTCTGTCAG GAATGCTTCGACGGGAAACCTAGAATCATCAGGCAGCGCTGTCGAGACGATCACACCGTCTGCTCTAACCTGGATGCTCGCCACACCTTCGATGCCAATAA ATGCTTGGTGTTTGTGGTGCAGACCCTCAGTGTCAAATACAAAAAGGTCCGACCGCTGAGCGTCCTGTGCCACTTGGATTTGTGCCGTCAAGCCATCCGGTACGGCTGCCTGAGAGAGGACAGCTGCTATTTTGCCCACTCCGTCATAGAGCTCAAAACCTGGAGGGTGCAGCGCGACACCG GTATCAGCCCCGATGAAATTGTGAAAGTATCGACAAAATACAACGACAATCAGGAGCAAAACTCAAGCAAACATAAAGGAAATAGA CAGCTGTCTTCTGGAGGCAATGGGAGCAAAccaagaggagaaggaggagaaggaggaggtgggaagAGTCTGAACATGAAGATGAAGTTTTCCTGTGCTCAGTGCTTGCGGGACGGCCTGATCCGTGAACCAGACAAAGCTCTGAAGCACTGCACTGCAAAGGCCAGGCACAC GTGGACTAAAGAGAGATGGGTACTGCTGGTCAAGTCcttggagagaaagaaatgggTTCAGGTCCGACCGCTGCCACATGCCAAGAACTTCCCTGTGCATTATGAT ATATGCACCCAGATTTTGAAGAGAGGGAAATGTAACTTCTCAGGGAACTGCACCTTTGCTCACAgccaagaggagagggagatgtgGATGTATATGAAGAATAATGACT TGCGAGAAATGCAGCAGATATACGACATGTGGCTGTCATTAACCGCCCACAACCGGCAAGCAGATGGAGCCATGCTAACCCAGCCGGTCCCAGAAGAGAGATGTATCGTCATGCCGACTGATTACGCTGAACCAATG aatGGCTTCCACTGTCGCCTGTGTGGTAAACACAGCAACGGTGAGCGGCAGTGGCAGCAGCACATCTCCACTGAGAAACACAAGGACCGGGTGTTCAGCTGTGAGGGAGAGGACGAAGCTCTGACGTGGAGCTACCGCTTCCCTGGTCCATGCTTTGAATTCTGCCCCAA GTCTGACGGCGGCTGTCCTGACGGTGTGAGCTGCGACTACGCACACAGcgtggaggagctgcaggagtgGACAGAGAGACGAGATTTCCTGAGACAGAAGCTGGCCAAAGCCAGGGAAGACATGCTCATCATGCCCGATGAGCATGACTTTGGGAAGTTCAACTTTCTACTTCAGGACTGa